One window of the Solanum stenotomum isolate F172 chromosome 11, ASM1918654v1, whole genome shotgun sequence genome contains the following:
- the LOC125845148 gene encoding chromatin structure-remodeling complex protein SYD isoform X2, whose amino-acid sequence MTNPNNVELEAAKFLHKLIQESKDEPTKLATKLYVILQHMRSSGKESSMPYQVISRAMETVVKQHGLDIEALMSSRLPVSAAAQAGEAASSQVAGSSQRPGVTRDSKANFLGNEMVSGPSGSGHGIYQASAPHISGTGVKLPVMAPPASNSSQPVEAGISSPMQFGSPSIDNHGYAAKLHKDGSTEPFSGPTSADLVVGRTAAGRALEHEGGSNMLGNASKISQGGMPNNVPEKSILRSETIRDAGMLSVAAQAPVSTMPFKEHHLKQLRAQCLVFLAFRNGLMPKKLHLEIALGNFYPKEDRRELVDHKGREQLVTDQGSASEVTRTFGGAGETDRLSSGPTPSGILTDTNSSMEAENANLMEDKNGQLDPSEHADERRPQRKMRMIQDAEMSIQDATESQASALRGVPTDPKSFPPYNHENAPANTEQLGMFPQASSVMGTSKQMKPDLSGRSGTDTSKVSPPASANTHGSGLLVRDNHTGHSQNLVDSNAQGNRHADSNLPSLPLRQQWKSVPGVINQSPTMMQVKDSNITLKNLSQVQETDQEDDNISASTDRLSSPRHTMLEKWILDQRKRKLISEQKWSKKQQKTDERIAASAEKLKESVSSSEDISAKTKSVIELKKLQLLELQRRLRSEILYDFFKPVATDMERLKSIKKHRIGRKSKQFERYEQRMKEERQKRFRERQKEFFSEIEVHRERLEDVFKMKRERWKGFNKGAKEFHKRKERIHREKIDRIQREKINLLKINDVEGYLRMVQDAKSDRVNKLLKETEKYLQKLGSKLKEAKSIARKFETDMGDNRNSGVVEEDEIDFGDADETDQAKHYLESNEKYYLMAHSVQETIAEQPSSLKGGKLRGYQMNGLRWLVSLYNNHLNGILADEMGLGKTVQVISLMCYLMETKNDRGPFLVVVPSSVLSGWESEINFWAPDMLKIVYSGPPEERRKLFKERIVHQKFNVLLTTYEYLMNKHDRPKLSKVHWHYIIIDEGHRIKNASCKLNADLKHYRSNHRLLLTGTPLQNNLEELWALLNFLLPNIFNSSEDFSQWFNKPFESGDSSPDEALLSEEENLLVINRLHQVLRPFVLRRLKHKVENELPSKIERLVRCEASSYQKLLMKRVEDNLGAFGTSKARSVHNSVMELRNICNHPYLSQLHVEEVHELVPKHYLPTFVRLCGKLEMLDRLLPKLKATDHRVLLFSTMTRLLDVMEDYLCWKQYKYLRLDGHTCGGDRGALIDKFNQPNSPFFIFLLSIRAGGVGVNLQAADTVIIFDTDWNPQVDLQAQARAHRIGQKKDVLVLRLETVQTVEEQVRAAAEHKLGVANQSITAGFFDNNTSAEDRREYLEALLRESKKEEDAPVLDDDSLNDLIARSEPEIDIFESVDRRRREEEMEIWKKLCLESGTQSSELIPPLPSRLLTDDDLKPFYEAMKICDKPVVAPSPGLKRKGQSLGGLDIQHYGRGKRAREVRSYEEQWTEEEFEKMCLAESPQSPSLKEEIQEKNSPSASGTCPDPVVAKSEIQTPAPYQPPLQQPVQELPQHVGPIVQQSPVTVTPPSKRGRGRPRRTAIVTEISPSPVVISAIAASIKVDSNTIAENTSTSQATSGPVSVSFPCASSVESTSATILQNVTGVAPSHQSIVPSVAVVSQSGPPCPPTSGQGRGRGRGRGRGRGRKPQTGGEAPGRRGKQQNLTAEAFPTPPTQAVSEPVSAAQGVNDMSSTHHMPPTPPAVGEPDLVPQVVAGLGSKNLGHASVSMRDASKELNSVVPLAASSSSKELTPVSTVSVIPSSAASQDPSSISPPGVLQSSSRNHSDHLSLSAAQTEATLQVNSISVVPHSSPSAGKETSSVSPVFLHSLTSKDSNSVVPTLVPASSSACVELSSVCPLPAVAPSSSIGHNSVCDSSNLKSTCQQESGVVTAHTSDPVPPLPVISSVSQYSTPPTAPKPGRGRGRKAQTGSEASRRRGKRQDLVTAAVTEGLSAQDPRLIEPPQKRTRLSVGRKPTTRSKRENESQQVVDQSVASQKTPDFAGGEISKNMVSSEVNPHNSAINRDASQSHAIPVPSQMGDNLNGDVATAEDPLYDAQQKENVVQSVTSKSCSSPHVEPQINTVNSDDSPSQEQTAIVQLDASQKIPYPGTRQIPQAMACCEVELHSNSIKSDESQASGDVPSCEVATTKEVLSEGQQTMKVQSAASQTPSVHSVGKMPEDIGCEVATTKEVLTEDQQTMKVQSAASQTPSVHSVGKMPEDIVSNEVLPQCDAIQTDASQSHVTLASSGSMAPVTDCPVEKSEGNSKGDDGDKTETNSIDGSNMEVPIGALELTSSDDLNKSGDAEGKTSSSLSGVLPTSSELVSRPSTETEVYLGSVGSGKVSFNSGSTQSLSESVSAKTDVEQLQTEDLPLDKSFVSKAEAASTEHLAGGILGKEQETGDTMEETVVSPAVETDNLNMKGIASFTSPSTEAESLVDEPPVCGSYEPAKDKLEKTAEGTHSDKGAMAEVCEQDKLSVNVSLETTKGLSRGEKEKYRIPETFEKQVNVAESLTEECGKDLAAHGPEMKDSDVSEVAPSPRNESQSSFTVGTSQSEPERQAIAEANLHPSISETSPSTESGAQKESLSPKLASNAEPVEALTETFASRHDTNYVAELQGNLSFDVKDDLSNSEVDVSQLCSADGSSENHPELEQVVVEDMRTNICEESASDEVDDIVLRQTENADGQCHDGLSVETHESKRAEDKVDVLNGELNKHLSSTIAGTSKKVADLELVAEENTGKINDGSEDAGQVAEKSEDMAIRDLTVEGQESKETDATGDTSTSKNEVESQSAVVENIGRMYNKSVVSGEVTADELLIEGSEHLHVLDHAIEVQGNKAFDATRDASESNSELNEAQPGGTYQIGSELQLVAEQDSETMNKKLTLPDATAVEPQPAVSENLSIQDPAHQGPKNQTSDPTEDFSTLNNELNESQPKAADGTCEIAAESHLVSKQNIEIHVEVATGDVIAKNAAVGKSENFPSIDVAVEEKGKKESDVTYEISDSELKEPKTSQTTIEVKTHTICEESGMTDKDVTAENAAVGKSENFPSIDVAVEEKGKKESDVTDGISDSELKEPKTSQSTIEVKTHIVCEELGMTDKEVAPLEVETPFGDLSGSSGRDLEVEGQEKEKSAASKDVSSPENEEHKCSPGARAAYNGAESQLVTERDSETVLTKEVFSGKEEISSIKLAGDEDVPTAIEYGDQELLSATGAGDD is encoded by the exons ATGACCAATCCAAATAATGTTGAGCTGGAGGCAGCAAAGTTTCTGCACAAGCTTATTCAAGAGTCTAAGGATGAGCCGACTAAATTGGCTACAAAGCTTTATGTG ATTTTACAACATATGAGATCCAGCGGGAAGGAAAGCTCAATGCCTTATCAAGTAATATCAAG GGCAATGGAGACTGTTGTCAAGCAACATGGTCTTGACATTGAGGCTTTAATGTCCTCGCGTCTTCCTGTGTCTGCTGCAGCACAAGCAGGAGAAGCTGCATCATCACAAGTAGCTG GATCTTCACAGAGGCCAGGGGTTACTAGAGACTCTAAAGCAAATTTTCTGGGAAATGAGATGGTTAGCGGTCCAAGTGGCAGCGGACATGGTATTTATCAAGCATCTGCACCCCACATAAGTG GTACAGGTGTCAAACTTCCTGTAATGGCGCCTCCTGCTTCTAATTCATCTCAGCCAGTAGAGGCAGGAATTTCAAGTCCAATGCAGTTTGGAAGTCCTTCAATTGATAATCATGGTTATGCTGCAAAATTGCACAAAGATGGAAGCACAGAACCTTTCTCTGGTCCCACCTCGGCTGATCTTGTTGTTGGCAGAACTGCAGCGGGAAGAGCACTAGAGCATGAAGGAGGATCTAATATGTTAGGAAATGCTAGCAAGATCAGTCAG GGGGGCATGCCCAACAATGTCCCAGAGAAGAGTATACTTAGAAGTGAAACAATCAGAGATGCAGGGATGTTGTCTGTTGCTGCTCAGGCTCCTGTATCTACCATGCCTTTCAAAGAACATCATTTGAAACAGCTTAGGGCACAATgtcttgtgtttttggcttttaG GAATGGTTTAATGCCAAAGAAGCTTCATCTTGAAATTGCACTTGGAAACTTCTATCCGAAAGAAG ATCGCAGAGAATTGGTTGACCATAAAGGAAGGGAGCAACTGGTTACTGACCAAGGCAGTGCATCTGAAGTCACACGGACATTTGGAGGAGCTGGCGAAACTGACAGGCTTTCTTCTGGTCCTACACCTTCTGGAATTCTTACTGATACAAATTCGTCAATGGAGGCAGAGAATGCAAACTTGATGGAAGATAAAAATGGTCAGCTTGATCCTTCTGAGCATGCTGACGAAAGGAGACCtcaaagaaaaatgagaatGATTCAGGATGCTGAAATGTCCATCCAGGATGCTACAGAATCACAGGCATCTGCTCTTAGAGGAGTTCCCACTGATCCGAAATCCTTTCCTCCCTATAATCATGAGAATGCTCCTGCAAATACTGAACAACTTGGAATGTTTCCTCAAGCTTCCTCTGTTATGGGCACAAGCAAGCAAATGAAGCCTGATCTGAGTGGTAGGAGTGGAACTGACACTTCAAAGGTATCACCACCTGCCTCTGCCAATACCCATGGATCGGGTCTGCTAGTGAGAGATAATCATACTGGTCATTCTCAAAATCTTGTTGATAGCAATGCTCAAGGAAATCGACATGCTGATAGTAACTTGCCTAGTTTACCCTTGAGGCAACAGTGGAAATCTGTTCCTGGAGTAATTAATCAGAGTCCTACAATGATGCAAGTGAAGGATTCAAATATAACGCTGAAAAATCTGTCTCAAG TGCAAGAAACAGATCAAGAGGATGataatatttcagcatccacaGATAGGTTATCATCTCCAAGGCATACAATGCTGGAGAAATGGATTCTGGATCAACGGAAAAGGAAGCTTATTAGTGAACAGAAATGGTCGAAAAAACAGCAAAAAACAGACGAAAGAATTGCTGCTTCTGCTGAGAAGTTGAAG GAATCTGTGAGCTCCTCTGAGGATATCTCTGCAAAAACAAAAAGTGTCATTGAGCTGAAAAAGCTTCAATTGCTGGAGCTGCAGCGTCGTTTACGGAG TGAAATTCTCTATGATTTTTTCAAGCCAGTAGCAACTGACATGGAGCGTTTAAAATCAATCAAGAAACACAGAATTGGGAGGAAATCAAAGCAATTTGAAAGATATGAACAAAGAATGAAGGAGGAACGTCAAAAGAGATTTCGTGAGAGACAGAAGGAGTTTTTCAGTGAGATTGAAGTTCATAG GGAAAGATTGGAAGATGTATTCAAAATGAAGAGAGAACGCTGGAAAGGTTTCAATAAGGGTGCGAAGGAGTTCCATAAAAGGAAGGAACGGATACATCGTGAGAAGATTGACAGGATCCAACGTGAGAAGATTAATTTACTGAAAATCAATGATGTTGAGGGATACCTTCGAATGGTTCAG GATGCAAAGTCGGATCGTGTTAACAAACTACTAAAAGAGACGGAAAAGTACCTCCAAAAGCTTGGATCCAAATTAAAGGAGGCCAAATCAATTGCAAGAAAATTCGAGACCGACATGGGTGACAATAGAAACTCAGGTGTGGTTGAGGAGGATGAAATTGACTTTGGTGATGCGGATGAAACAGACCAGGCTAAG CATTACTTGGAAAGCAATGAAAAATACTATTTGATGGCACATAG TGTACAGGAGACCATCGCAGAGCAGCCTAGTTCTCTCAAAGGTGGAAAATTACGGGG GTACCAAATGAATGGATTGCGATGGTTGGTTTCACTCTACAATAACCATTTGAATGGAATTTTAGCTGATGAAATGGGCCTCGGTAAAACTGTTCAG GTTATATCCCTTATGTGTTACCTGATGGAAACCAAAAATGACAGAGGACCTTTTCTGGTGGTAGTGCCATCCTCTGTCCTATCCGGATGGGAGTCAGAGATAAACTTTTGGGCACCAGATATGCTCAAGATAGTTTATTCTGGACCACCAGAAGAGCGGAGGAAGCTTTTCAA GGAAAGAATTGTTCATCAAAAGTTCAATGTTCTTTTGACGACATATGAGTATTTAATGAACAAACATGATAGACCAAAACTAAGTAAAGTGCATTGGCACTATATCATAATTGATGAAGGGCATCGCATAAAAAATGCTTCTTGCAAGTTGAATGCTGATCTGAAGCACTACCGCAGTAATCATAGGTTACTGTTGACGGGCACTCCTCTTCAG AACAATCTTGAGGAGCTCTGGGCACTACTTAACTTCCTTTTGCCAAATATCTTCAATTCATCAGAAGACTTCTCACAATGGTTTAACAAGCCATTTGAGAGCGGTGACAGCTCACCTGATGAA GCTTTGCTCTCAGAGGAGGAAAATCTTTTGGTCATTAACCGTCTGCACCAAGTTTTGCGTCCATTTGTTCTTAGGAGATTGAAACACAAG GTTGAGAATGAATTGCCTTCAAAGATTGAAAGACTGGTTAGATGTGAAGCTTCTTCGTATCAGAAGCTTTTGATGAAGCGAGTGGAAGACAACCTTGGTGCATTCGGAACTTCAAAG GCTCGGTCAGTCCACAATTCTGTTATGGAGCTGCGCAACATTTGCAATCATCCGTATCTTAGCCAGCTTCATGTGGAGGAG GTTCATGAGCTAGTTCCTAAGCATTATCTGCCAACCTTTGTGAGACTTTGTGGGAAGCTTGAGATGTTGGACAGATTACTGCCTAAACTTAAGGCAACAGATCACCGG GTCTTGCTTTTCTCAACAATGACCAGGCTGCTTGATGTAATGGAAGATTATCTCTGCTGGAAGCAATATAAGTACCTTCGCTTGGATGGACATACGTGTGGGGGTGACAGAGGTGCCCTTATTGATAAATTCAATCAGCCTAATTCTCCCTTCTTTATATTTCTGTTGAG TATTCGTGCTGGAGGTGTTGGAGTAAATCTTCAAGCTGCTGATACAGTTATAATTTTTGACACAGATTGGAATCCTCAG GTTGAtcttcaagcacaagcaagGGCTCATAGGATAGGTCAAAAGAAGGATGTTCTTGTTCTTCGATTAGAAACA GTCCAAACTGTTGAGGAACAAGTAAGAGCTGCTGCTGAGCATAAACTTGGAGTTGCTAACCAAAGCATTACTGCTGGATTCTTTGATAATAACACAAG TGCGGAAGACCGAAGGGAGTACTTGGAGGCCCTCTTGCGAGAAAGCAAAAAAGAGGAAGATGCACCTGTTCTTGATGATGATTCTTTGAATGATCTTATAGCACGAAG TGAGCCAGAGATTGATATATTTGAATCAGTTGACAGGAGAAGGCGTGAAGAAGAGATG gaaatctggaagaagtTATGCTTAGAAAGTGGAACACAAAGTTCAGAACTCATTCCTCCTTTGCCCTCTCGACTTCTTACTGATGATGACTTGAAACCATTCTATGAAGCAATGAAAATATGTGATAAGCCAGTTGTGGCTCCTAGCCCTGGGTTAAAAAGGAAGGGTCAGAGTCTTGGGGGTCTTGATATCCAACATTATGGACGTGGAAAAAGAGCAAGAGAG GTTCGTTCGTATGAAGAGCAATGGACGGAAGAGGAATTTGAGAAAATGTGCCTTGCTGAGTCTCCTCAATCACCTAGTCTAAAggaagaaattcaagaaaagaatTCCCCTTCAGCCTCTGGCACTTGTCCTGACCCTGTTGTTGCCAAAAGTGAAATACAAACCCCAGCACCGTATCAGCCTCCTCTCCAGCAGCCTGTGCAAGAACTTCCCCAACATGTTGGACCCATAGTTCAACAAAGCCCTGTGACTGTGACTCCGCCATCTAAACGGGGCCGGGGAAGACCAAGGAGGACAGCAATAGTGACTGAAATTTCACCGTCCCCTGTCGTTATTTCAGCAATTGCAGCTAGTATAAAGGTGGATAGCAATACCATTGCAGAAAATACTTCTACTAGTCAGGCAACTTCTGGGCCTGTTTCTGTGTCTTTTCCTTGTGCTTCTTCCGTAGAAAGTACCAGCGCAACCATCCTACAGAATGTAACTGGTGTTGCTCCCAGCCATCAGTCAATTGTACCTTCTGTTGCTGTTGTTTCTCAGTCTGGTCCTCCTTGCCCTCCTACAAGTGGACAGGGAAGGGGCCGAGGTAGAGGCCGAGGCCGAGGTCGAGGTCGAAAGCCTCAAACTGGAGGAGAAGCTCCAGGGCGTAGAGGAAAACAACAGAATCTTACAGCAGAGGCTTTCCCCACCCCTCCAACTCAAGCAGTAAGTGAGCCTGTCTCTGCAGCGCAAGGTGTGAATGATATGAGTTCTACTCACCATATGCCCCCAACACCTCCTGCAGTGGGTGAGCCTGATCTGGTGCCACAGGTGGTGGCAGGTTTGGGTTCAAAAAACCTTGGTCATGCTTCTGTTTCCATGAGAGATGCTAGTAAGGAACTGAATTCGGTTGTGCCTCTTGCAGCATCTTCCTCTAGCAAAGAATTAACCCCTGTTTCGACTGTTTCTGTTATTCCATCATCTGCTGCCAGTCAGGACCCTAGTTCAATATCACCTCCAGGTGTCCTTCAATCATCCTCCAGAAACCATTCAGACCATCTTTCCCTCTCTGCTGCCCAGACCGAAGCTACTCTGCAGGTGAATTCAATTTCAGTAGTTCCTCATAGTTCACCTTCAGCTGGCAAGGAAACGAGTTCTGTGTCACCTGTTTTTCTTCATTCATTAACTTCAAAGGACTCCAATTCAGTTGTACCTACTCTTGTTCCTGCATCATCGTCTGCTTGCGTGGAACTAAGTTCAGTTTGCCCTCTTCCTGCTGTTGCACCCTCTTCCAGCATAG GTCATAATTCTGTATGTGATTCTTCTAACTTGAAGAGCACTTGTCAACAAGAATCTGGTGTAGTAACTGCTCATACTTCTGATCCAGTTCCACCATTGCCTGTGATTTCATCAGTTTCACAGTATAGTACTCCTCCCACTGCACCTAAGCCAGGTAGAGGACGAGGACGCAAGGCTCAAACTGGAAGTGAGGCATCACGGCGCAGGGGGAAGAGACAGGATTTGGTCACTGCAGCTGTTACTGAAGGGCTAAGTGCTCAGGATCCAAGATTAATTGAACCCCCACAAAAGAGAACCAGGTTATCCGTTGGGAGGAAGCCCACTACAAGAAGCAAGCGTGAGAATGAATCTCAACAAGTAGTAGACCAATCAGTTGCATCTCAAAAGACTCCAGATTTTGCTGGTGGGGAAATTTCTAAGAATATGGTTTCTAGTGAAGTTAATCCACATAACAGTGCAATCAACAGAGATGCATCTCAATCCCATGCTATTCCGGTTCCTAGTCAAATGGGTGATAATCTAAATGGTGACGTTGCTACTGCTGAAGATCCTCTCTATGATGCTCAGCAGAAGGAGAATGTGGTCCAATCTGTTACATCTAAAAGTTGCTCTAGTCCTCATGTTGAGCCGCAGATTAACACGGTCAACTCTGATGATTCTCCTTCCCAG GAACAAACAGCTATTGTCCAGTTAGATGCTTCTCAAAAGATTCCATATCCTGGCACAAGACAAATCCCTCAAGCTATGGCATGTTGTGAAGTTGAGCTACATAGCAATTCTATCAAATCCGACGAATCACAAGCCAGTGGTGATGTTCCTAGCTGTGAAGTTGCCACGACAAAGGAAGTTCTTAGTGAGGGTCAACAAACAATGAAGGTTCAGTCAGCTGCATCTCAGACACCTTCAGTTCACTCTGTTGGGAAAATGCCTGAAGATATAGGTTGTGAGGTTGCCACGACAAAGGAAGTTCTCACTGAGGATCAACAAACAATGAAGGTTCAGTCAGCTGCATCTCAGACACCTTCAGTTCACTCTGTTGGGAAGATGCCTGAAGATATAGTGAGTAATGAAGTTCTGCCACAGTGTGATGCTATACAAACAGATGCATCTCAATCCCATGTCACTCTTGCCTCTTCAGGATCAATGGCTCCGGTTACTGATTGCCCGGTTGAAAAGAGTGAAGGTAATTCTAAGGGTGACGATGGTGACAAGACTGAGACTAATTCTATAGATGGGTCAAACATGGAAGTTCCCATTGGAGCTTTGGAGCTTACATCATCTGACGATCTGAACAAGAGTGGAGATGCAGAAGGGAAAACTAGCAGCAGTTTAAGCGGGGTCCTTCCCACAAGTTCTGAGTTAGTTTCCCGTCCAAGCACAGAGACAGAGGTATATCTGGGTTCCGTAGGCTCCGGGAAAGTAAGTTTTAATTCGGGATCAACTCAAAGCCTGTCTGAGAGTGTGTCTGCAAAAACTGATGTTGAACAGTTACAGACTGAGGATCTTCCTCTGGATAAATCATTTGTTTCAAAAGCTGAGGCAGCCAGCACTGAGCATCTCGCTGGTGGCATACTTGGAAAAGAACAGGAAACCGGAGACACCATGGAGGAGACTGTTGTTTCACCTGCTGTGGAGACTGACAATCTGAATATGAAGGGAATCGCATCATTTACTTCTCCATCTACTGAGGCAGAATCTTTAGTGGATGAACCTCCAGTATGTGGATCTTATGAACCAGCCAAGGACAAACTTGAAAAAACAGCAGAAGGAACACATTCCGATAAAGGTGCAATGGCCGAGGTTTGTGAACAAGATAAGTTATCAGTTAACGTGTCATTGGAGACAACTAAAGGTTTAAGTAGGGgggagaaagaaaaatataggaTTCCAGAAACTTTTGAGAAGCAAGTTAATGTTGCTGAATCCCTAACAGAAGAATGTGGAAAAGATCTTGCAGCACATGGTCCAGAAATGAAAGATTCTGATGTAAGTGAG GTTGCGCCAAGCCCTAGAAATGAGTCCCAATCCAGTTTCACTGTTGGAACATCTCAAAGTGAACCTGAACGACAAGCAATTGCTGAAGCAAACTTGCATCCCAGTATATCCG AGACTTCTCCCAGCACAGAATCTGGTGCCCAGAAGGAATCCCTTTCACCTAAGCTTGCTTCAAATGCTGAACCTGTTGAGGCTCTAACAGAAACGTTTGCCAGCCGTCATGACACAAATTACGTAGCTGAATTACAGGGTAACTTGAGTTTTGATGTAAAGGATGATCTTTCTAATTCTGAAGTTGATGTGTCTCAACTCTGTTCAGCTGATGGGTCATCTGAGAATCACCCAGAATTGGAACAGGTTGTGGTGGAAGATATGAGAACTAACATTTGTGAGGAGTCTGCTTCAGATGAAGTTGATGATATTGTACTGCGGCAAACAGAGAATGCCGACGGTCAGTGTCACGATGGTTTGTCTGTTGAGACTCATGAGAGCAAAAGAGCTGAAGATAAGGTTGATGTTTTAAATGGTGAATTAAATAAACATCTATCCAGCACAATTGCTGGAACATCTAAAAAGGTGGCAGATCTGGAGTTAGTTGCCGAAGAGAACACAGGGAAGATAAATGATGGCTCAGAAGATGCAGGTCAGGTGGCAGAAAAGTCCGAGGATATGGCAATCCGAGATCTTACTGTTGAAGGACAAGAGAGTAAGGAAACTGATGCCACAGGAGATACTTCAACATCAAAAAATGAGGTGGAATCACAATCTGCTGTTGTAGAAAATATAGGAAGGATGTATAACAAGTCAGTAGTATCAGGGGAGGTAACAGCTGATGAACTTCTGATAGAAGGGTCTGAGCATTTGCATGTCCTAGACCATGCAATTGAAGTACAAGGTAACAAAGCATTTGATGCCACTAGAGATGCTTCAGAATCAAATTCTGAGCTAAATGAAGCTCAACCTGGTGGAACATATCAAATTGGGTCAGAGTTACAGTTGGTTGCGGAACAAGACTCTGAGACAATGAACAAGAAGCTTACTTTACCTGATGCTACAGCTGTTGAGCCCCAACCAGCTGTCTCTGAGAATTTGAGTATTCAAGATCCTGCACATCAAGGACCAAAGAACCAAACATCTGATCCAACTGAAGatttttcaactttaaataATGAACTTAATGAATCTCAACCGAAAGCTGCAGATGGAACTTGTGAAATAGCAGCGGAGTCTCATTTGGTTTCCAAACAAAACATAGAAATTCATGTGGAGGTTGCTACAGGGGATGTTATAGCCAAGAATGCTGCAGTAGGGAAGTCTGAAAATTTTCCATCGATAGATGTTGCTGTTGaagaaaaagggaagaaagaaTCTGATGTAACATATGAAATTTCTGATTCTGAACTCAAAGAACCTAAAACCAGTCAAACCACAATTGAAGTGAAGACACATACAATATGTGAGGAGTCGGGAATGACTGACAAGGATGTTACAGCTGAGAATGCTGCAGTAGGTAAGTCTGAAAATTTTCCATCGATAGATGTGGCTGTTGaagaaaaagggaagaaagaaTCTGATGTAACAGATGGAATTTCTGATTCTGAACTCAAAGAACCTAAAACCAGTCAATCCACAATTGAAGTGAAAACACACATAGTATGTGAAGAGTTGGGAATGACTGACAAGGAGGTAGCTCCACTTGAAGTTGAAACTCCATTCGGAGATTTGTCTGGTTCTTCTGGCAGAGACTTGGAAGTTGAAGGACAAGAAAAAGAGAAGTCTGCTGCAAGTAAAGATGTTTCTAGCCCCGAGAATGAAGAGCATAAATGTAGTCCAGGTGCAAGAGCTGCTTATAATGGGGCAGAATCACAATTGGTTACTGAGAGGGACTCTGAGACAGTTCTGACCAAGGAAGTATTTTCAG GCAAAGAAGAGATCTCCAGTATCAAGCTAGCTGGTGATGAAGATGTGCCAACTGCTATAGAGTATGGTGATCAAGAACTATTGTCTGCTACAGGGGCTGGTGATGATTAA